In Tepidimonas taiwanensis, the following are encoded in one genomic region:
- the rodA gene encoding rod shape-determining protein RodA: MAAVLQKPPLRARLAPLVRGYDGQFLLAAAVLALLGQFIMVSVAYDIPGRVADHARNLLIAVVVMVVVAQVPPQRLQSLAVPTYVVGVVLLVAVELIGVTRKGAQRWLDLGVITIQPSELMKIAMPLMLAWWFQRREGRLAPVDFVVAGALLALPVGLILLQPDLGTALLVLASGLFVIYFAGLPWRLIVPPLLLGVGGIVVLVVMEPQWCAPGVDWVVLHEYQRQRVCTLLDPTRDPLGKGFHILQGLIAIGSGGLWGKGFQSGTQTHLDFVPERSTDFIFAAFAEEFGFVGVLALLGAYAYFIARGLLLASEASTLFGRLLAGALILVQFVYAFVNIGMVSGILPVVGVPLPFVSYGGTAMVTLGASLGLMLSVGRYKRLIPG, from the coding sequence ATGGCTGCTGTGCTGCAAAAACCCCCGCTGCGTGCCCGCCTCGCGCCGCTCGTGCGTGGCTACGACGGGCAGTTTCTGCTCGCGGCTGCGGTGCTGGCGCTGCTCGGCCAGTTCATCATGGTGTCGGTGGCGTACGACATCCCGGGCCGCGTGGCGGACCACGCGCGCAACCTGCTAATCGCCGTCGTGGTCATGGTGGTGGTGGCGCAGGTGCCGCCGCAGCGCCTGCAGTCGCTGGCGGTCCCCACCTATGTCGTCGGGGTCGTCTTGCTGGTCGCGGTGGAGCTCATCGGCGTGACGCGCAAGGGGGCGCAGCGCTGGCTGGATCTGGGCGTGATCACGATCCAGCCCAGCGAGCTGATGAAGATCGCGATGCCGCTGATGCTGGCGTGGTGGTTCCAGCGCCGCGAGGGGCGGCTCGCGCCGGTGGACTTCGTGGTGGCGGGCGCGCTGCTCGCGCTGCCGGTGGGGCTGATCCTGCTGCAGCCGGACCTGGGCACCGCGCTGCTGGTGCTGGCGTCGGGGCTGTTTGTGATCTATTTTGCCGGCTTGCCCTGGCGGCTGATCGTGCCACCGCTGCTGCTGGGCGTGGGGGGCATTGTCGTGCTGGTCGTCATGGAGCCGCAGTGGTGCGCGCCGGGCGTGGACTGGGTCGTGCTGCACGAGTACCAGCGCCAGCGCGTGTGCACACTGCTCGACCCGACGCGCGACCCGCTGGGCAAGGGGTTTCACATCTTGCAGGGGCTGATTGCGATCGGCTCTGGCGGGCTGTGGGGCAAGGGGTTTCAGTCCGGCACGCAGACGCACCTGGACTTCGTGCCCGAGCGCAGCACGGACTTCATCTTTGCCGCGTTTGCCGAGGAGTTCGGTTTCGTCGGCGTGCTGGCGCTGCTCGGGGCGTATGCCTATTTCATCGCGCGCGGGCTGCTACTGGCCTCGGAGGCGTCCACGCTCTTCGGGCGGCTGCTGGCCGGGGCGCTGATCCTGGTGCAGTTCGTCTACGCGTTCGTCAACATCGGCATGGTCAGCGGCATCCTGCCCGTGGTGGGGGTGCCGCTGCCGTTCGTCAGCTACGGCGGTACGGCGATGGTGACGCTGGGCGCGAGCCTGGGGCTGATGCTGTCGGTGGGCCGCTACAAACGGCTGATACCCGGTTGA
- a CDS encoding HD-GYP domain-containing protein encodes MPLIPVSDLRVGHFVLLDLGWMAHPFPRNHFRITSPRQIDTIRGLGLSRVRIDPARSEFDEVQTTETTAASSSSVAAPADAAPDPATEAARARARALADQRRTLALCERQYAEGTRRYRAVLDTLEHDPLAAGEQARNGIDAILTAMDTQGESAIRLLGDVQGERGAQHAMNVTVLSLLLGRAMGLDAAALQSLGVAAFLHDVGKTRLPDIVRFKDEAFTPAQLKAYEEHVAHGVALGRAMGLDATALLAIAQHHEAADGSGFPRGCAGSEMGTASHILALVNRYDGLCNPPNPVRALTPHEALAHLFAMQKARFDPPTLSAFIRMLGVYPPGSIVQLSDGRYAQVHTVNAARPLKPRVLVHDPRVPRSEALLLDLQTTPDLSIQRSLRADQLPRAALDYLEPRPRYYYFFERALRADDATRGDGP; translated from the coding sequence TTGCCACTGATCCCTGTGTCGGATCTGCGGGTTGGACACTTTGTCCTGCTCGACCTGGGCTGGATGGCGCATCCGTTTCCGCGCAACCATTTCCGCATCACCTCGCCGCGACAGATCGACACCATCCGGGGGTTGGGACTGAGCCGTGTGCGCATCGACCCCGCGCGCAGCGAGTTCGACGAGGTCCAGACGACCGAGACGACGGCCGCGAGCAGCTCCTCCGTCGCAGCCCCCGCGGACGCGGCACCCGACCCCGCCACCGAGGCCGCGCGAGCGCGCGCCCGGGCGCTGGCCGATCAGCGCCGCACGCTCGCCCTGTGCGAGCGCCAGTACGCGGAGGGCACGCGGCGCTACCGCGCGGTGCTGGACACCCTCGAGCACGACCCGCTGGCGGCGGGCGAGCAGGCACGCAACGGCATCGACGCCATCCTCACCGCGATGGACACCCAGGGTGAGTCCGCGATTCGGCTGCTGGGCGACGTGCAGGGCGAGCGCGGAGCGCAGCACGCGATGAACGTGACGGTGCTGTCGCTGCTGCTCGGGCGCGCGATGGGGCTGGACGCGGCGGCGCTGCAGTCGCTCGGCGTGGCGGCCTTTCTGCACGACGTCGGCAAGACCCGCCTGCCGGACATCGTACGGTTCAAGGACGAGGCGTTCACGCCCGCGCAGCTCAAGGCGTACGAGGAGCACGTCGCGCACGGCGTGGCGCTGGGCCGCGCGATGGGGCTGGACGCGACGGCGCTGCTGGCAATCGCGCAGCACCACGAAGCCGCCGACGGCAGCGGCTTTCCGCGCGGCTGTGCGGGCAGCGAGATGGGGACGGCATCGCACATCCTGGCGCTGGTCAACCGCTACGACGGGCTGTGCAACCCGCCGAACCCGGTGCGCGCGCTGACGCCCCACGAGGCGCTGGCGCACCTGTTTGCCATGCAGAAGGCCCGGTTCGATCCGCCGACGCTCAGCGCCTTCATCCGCATGCTGGGGGTGTACCCCCCGGGGTCGATCGTGCAGCTCAGCGACGGGCGCTATGCGCAGGTGCACACGGTCAACGCCGCGCGGCCGCTCAAACCGCGCGTACTCGTGCACGATCCGCGCGTGCCGCGCAGCGAAGCGCTACTGCTCGACCTGCAGACCACCCCGGACCTGTCGATTCAGCGCAGCCTGCGCGCGGACCAGTTGCCGCGCGCCGCGCTGGACTACCTGGAACCACGCCCGCGCTACTACTATTTCTTCGAGCGGGCGTTGCGCGCCGACGACGCGACGAGGGGGGATGGGCCATGA
- the tldD gene encoding metalloprotease TldD, which translates to MIAIEPTLERLATARSLLLDPYGLDEGHLRRALSAILAPGVDDADLYFQYTRSEGWSLEEGIVKTGSFSIDQGVGVRAVSGDKTAFAYSDDLSWAALREAAESVRAIGRQGGSQTAHVGRRRPRTAVAPSRQLYAPHDPIGTLDSAAKVALLERVERMARARDPRIVQVMAGLAAEYDVVLVARADGVLAADVRPLVRLSLTVIAQQGERREVGSSGGGGRVGLEYFDEARLVAYVDEAVQAALTNLESRPAPAGEMTVVLGPGWPGVLLHEAVGHGLEGDFNRKGSSAFAGRIGERVAAKGVTVLDDGTLEGRRGSLNVDDEGCATQRNVLIEDGILRGYLQDRLNARLMGVAPTGNGRRESYAHLPMPRMTNTYMLAGDRDPQEIVASVKRGLYATQFGGGQVDITSGKFVFSASSAWWVENGRPVYPVKGATIIGSGPEALKRVVMIGNDLALDSGIGTCGKEGQSVPVGVGQPTLRLDGLTVGGTA; encoded by the coding sequence ATGATCGCGATCGAACCCACTTTGGAGCGCCTGGCCACGGCGCGCTCGCTGCTGCTCGACCCGTATGGGCTGGACGAAGGCCACCTGCGCCGCGCGCTGTCGGCCATCCTGGCGCCGGGCGTGGACGATGCGGATCTGTATTTCCAGTACACGCGCAGCGAAGGCTGGAGCCTGGAGGAGGGCATCGTCAAGACCGGCAGTTTCAGCATCGACCAGGGCGTCGGTGTGCGCGCGGTCAGCGGCGACAAAACGGCCTTCGCATACTCGGACGACTTGTCGTGGGCCGCGCTGCGCGAGGCGGCCGAGAGCGTGCGCGCCATCGGCCGCCAGGGCGGCAGCCAGACCGCGCACGTTGGCCGGCGGCGCCCGCGCACGGCCGTGGCGCCGTCGCGGCAGCTCTATGCCCCGCACGATCCGATCGGGACGCTCGACAGCGCGGCCAAGGTGGCGCTGCTGGAGCGCGTGGAGCGCATGGCGCGTGCGCGCGACCCGCGCATCGTGCAGGTGATGGCGGGCCTGGCGGCGGAATACGACGTGGTGCTGGTGGCGCGCGCCGACGGGGTGCTGGCCGCGGACGTGCGGCCGCTGGTGCGCCTGTCGCTCACCGTCATCGCGCAGCAGGGCGAGCGGCGCGAGGTCGGCTCCTCCGGCGGCGGTGGCCGCGTCGGGCTGGAATATTTCGACGAGGCGCGGCTGGTCGCGTACGTGGACGAGGCGGTGCAGGCGGCACTGACCAACCTGGAATCCCGCCCGGCCCCGGCCGGCGAGATGACCGTGGTGTTGGGCCCCGGTTGGCCCGGCGTGCTGCTGCACGAGGCGGTGGGCCACGGGCTGGAGGGCGACTTCAACCGCAAGGGTTCGAGCGCGTTTGCCGGCCGCATCGGCGAGCGCGTCGCCGCCAAGGGCGTCACCGTGCTGGATGATGGCACGCTGGAGGGACGCCGCGGCTCGCTCAACGTCGACGACGAAGGCTGCGCCACGCAGCGCAACGTCCTGATCGAAGACGGCATCCTGCGCGGCTATCTGCAGGACCGGCTCAACGCGCGCCTGATGGGGGTGGCCCCCACCGGCAACGGGCGGCGCGAAAGCTACGCCCACCTGCCGATGCCGCGCATGACCAACACCTACATGCTGGCCGGTGACCGCGACCCGCAGGAGATCGTCGCCAGCGTCAAGCGTGGCCTGTACGCGACGCAGTTCGGCGGCGGGCAGGTCGACATCACCAGTGGCAAGTTCGTCTTTTCCGCCAGCAGCGCGTGGTGGGTGGAGAACGGCCGCCCGGTCTACCCGGTCAAGGGCGCGACGATCATCGGCAGCGGGCCGGAGGCGCTCAAGCGCGTCGTGATGATCGGCAACGACCTGGCGCTCGACAGCGGCATCGGTACCTGCGGCAAGGAGGGGCAAAGCGTCCCCGTCGGGGTCGGGCAGCCGACGCTGCGGCTCGATGGCCTGACCGTCGGGGGTACTGCCTGA
- the mpl gene encoding UDP-N-acetylmuramate:L-alanyl-gamma-D-glutamyl-meso-diaminopimelate ligase: MHIHILGICGTFMGGLAALAREAGHRVTGCDAGVYPPMSDQLRALGIELIEGYGAEQLALRPDVFVVGNVVSRARGPDVFVVGNVVSRARGPDGSPKFPLMEAILDSGARYTSGPQWLGEHILHGRHVLAVAGTHGKTTTTAMLAWILEHAGMHPGFLVGGVPLNFGVSARLGRLPTDGERTPFVIEADEYDTAFFDKRSKFVHYRPRTAVLNNLEFDHADIFDDLAAIERQFHHLLRTVPASGRVIANGLEESLARVLHQGLWSELRTFGAANSDYTAEGEPEDFTVWRAGQPVARVRWSLAGVHNQLNALAAIAAAEHLGVAPAAAAEALAAFQNVRRRLEVRGRVALPGGAVTVYDDFAHHPTAMRTTIDGLRRRLARDGRAHERIVAIFEPRSNTMKRGTMKDQLPWALEGTALAFCHAGGLDWDAAAALAPLGVRAQVAPDIDTLVQQVMAAVRPGDHLLCMSNGAFGGVHARLVAALEARAADTAGAAPATAPAAQ, from the coding sequence ATGCACATCCACATTCTGGGCATCTGCGGCACCTTCATGGGCGGGCTGGCCGCACTGGCCCGCGAGGCGGGCCACCGCGTGACCGGCTGCGACGCCGGCGTCTACCCGCCGATGAGCGACCAGCTGCGCGCGCTCGGCATCGAGCTGATCGAGGGCTACGGGGCGGAGCAGCTCGCGCTGCGGCCGGACGTCTTCGTCGTGGGCAATGTGGTGAGCCGCGCGCGCGGGCCGGACGTCTTCGTCGTGGGCAATGTGGTGAGCCGCGCGCGCGGGCCGGACGGTTCGCCCAAATTTCCGCTGATGGAGGCGATTCTCGACAGCGGCGCGCGCTACACCAGCGGCCCGCAGTGGCTGGGCGAGCACATCCTGCACGGCCGCCACGTGCTGGCCGTCGCCGGCACCCACGGCAAGACGACGACGACGGCGATGCTGGCGTGGATCCTGGAGCACGCGGGGATGCACCCGGGCTTTCTGGTCGGCGGGGTTCCGCTGAACTTTGGCGTGTCGGCGCGGCTCGGGCGTCTGCCCACGGACGGCGAGCGCACGCCGTTCGTCATCGAGGCCGACGAGTACGACACCGCGTTTTTCGACAAACGCAGCAAGTTCGTGCACTACCGGCCGCGCACCGCGGTGCTCAACAACCTCGAGTTCGACCACGCCGACATCTTCGACGACCTCGCGGCGATCGAGCGGCAGTTTCACCACCTGCTGCGCACTGTCCCGGCCAGCGGACGGGTCATCGCCAACGGGCTGGAGGAGAGCCTCGCGCGCGTGCTGCACCAAGGGCTGTGGAGCGAGCTGCGCACTTTTGGTGCCGCCAACAGCGACTACACGGCCGAGGGCGAGCCGGAGGATTTCACCGTCTGGCGCGCTGGCCAACCGGTGGCGCGGGTGCGCTGGTCGCTCGCCGGCGTGCACAACCAGCTCAACGCGCTGGCGGCCATCGCCGCGGCCGAACACCTGGGCGTGGCGCCAGCCGCCGCCGCCGAGGCGCTGGCGGCGTTTCAAAATGTTCGGCGGCGACTGGAGGTGCGCGGCCGCGTCGCGCTGCCGGGCGGCGCCGTCACGGTGTACGACGACTTCGCCCACCACCCCACGGCGATGCGCACGACGATCGACGGGCTGCGCCGGCGGCTCGCGCGCGATGGGCGCGCACACGAGCGGATTGTCGCCATCTTCGAGCCGCGCTCCAACACGATGAAGCGCGGCACGATGAAAGACCAGCTGCCGTGGGCGCTGGAAGGGACGGCGCTCGCGTTTTGCCACGCGGGCGGGCTGGACTGGGACGCCGCGGCGGCGCTGGCGCCGTTGGGCGTGCGCGCGCAGGTCGCGCCGGACATCGACACGCTGGTGCAGCAGGTGATGGCGGCGGTGCGACCGGGCGACCACCTGCTGTGCATGAGCAACGGGGCGTTCGGTGGCGTGCACGCGCGGCTGGTGGCCGCGCTGGAAGCGCGCGCCGCCGACACCGCCGGGGCGGCACCGGCGACAGCGCCGGCGGCTCAATAA
- a CDS encoding sensor domain-containing protein, translating to MSILHCAPLTEGLLEAVLVVDPASECIVSVNAAAVRLAGSQREAMVGSRIREWLPEPQDATYWDEWQAGIVQTLESQTSLRRADGTLLRVQRRFSPIHPNGGAPQVLVAMQDLHAAERTRQHLETLLAELRAALESTSDGILVCDLDGHIRAFNRTFATLWALPEALLTQPDDAAVWGHLAACVPDAAGFQARLNELQRSPLREAHDLIPLRNGRLLERASRPQLARGRPIGRVYVFRDITERAATEAKLRLAAQVFESSLDAIIVTDAARRIVACNPAAQRLAGLGPGDAQGDPVDALLQSARNPDWAAQRDAALAQQGYWESELWLRRDSGPGVPLWTSWVLLRDDGGRVLNTVLFAKDLSEKLEAQRRIEQLAYTDPLTGLPNRLMLDERVGHAIRLAQRSGDGFALLFLDLDRFKSINDSLGHLFGDQVLVEVAARLQRCLRQTDTLARLGGDEFVIHLHAADQGAAEKAAQRMIAAVTQPVTIDEMQFTLSCSIGIAMYPQDGTSLDALIRCADTAMYQVKERGKGHYRFYQPQMSTELLARVQTDHALREGLHRGEFELHYQPRVTVRTGQIDGCEALIRWHRPGTGLVMPGAFIPIAEETGLIAALGAWVLDTAVAQAARWAAEGRPLQVAVNVSALQFQQPHFVQDVAQALQRHGLPPRLLELELTESILIRDAEEALAKLRSLAALGVTLSLDDFGTGFSSLAYLKRFPLHRLKIDRTFIAAMPEDEADAAIVAAIVQMGHALAMEVVAEGVERAEQLHRLRSLGCDHCQGFWFARPMPAAALRAHLDGVPGAGTAG from the coding sequence ATGAGCATTCTGCACTGCGCGCCGCTCACCGAGGGGCTGCTGGAAGCCGTGCTGGTGGTGGACCCGGCCAGCGAGTGCATCGTCTCCGTCAACGCCGCCGCGGTGCGGCTGGCGGGCAGCCAGCGCGAGGCGATGGTCGGCTCCCGCATCCGGGAGTGGCTGCCGGAACCCCAGGACGCCACCTACTGGGACGAATGGCAGGCCGGCATCGTGCAGACGCTGGAGTCGCAAACCTCGCTGCGGCGCGCCGACGGCACGCTGCTGCGGGTGCAGCGGCGCTTCAGCCCCATCCACCCCAACGGGGGCGCGCCCCAGGTGCTGGTGGCGATGCAGGACCTCCACGCCGCCGAGCGCACGCGGCAGCACCTGGAAACGCTGCTGGCCGAATTGCGCGCGGCGCTCGAGTCCACCTCGGACGGCATCCTGGTGTGCGACCTCGACGGGCACATCCGCGCTTTCAACCGCACCTTTGCCACGCTGTGGGCGCTGCCGGAGGCGCTGCTGACGCAGCCCGACGACGCCGCGGTCTGGGGGCACCTGGCGGCGTGCGTGCCGGATGCGGCGGGTTTCCAGGCGCGGCTCAACGAGCTGCAGCGCTCGCCGTTGCGGGAGGCGCACGACCTGATCCCGCTGCGCAACGGCCGGCTGCTGGAGCGCGCCTCGCGGCCGCAGCTCGCGCGCGGACGCCCGATCGGGCGGGTGTACGTGTTTCGCGACATCACCGAACGCGCCGCCACCGAGGCCAAGCTGCGGCTGGCGGCCCAGGTGTTCGAGTCCAGCCTGGACGCGATCATCGTCACCGACGCGGCGCGGCGCATCGTGGCCTGCAACCCGGCCGCGCAGCGGCTCGCCGGTCTGGGGCCCGGAGATGCCCAGGGCGACCCGGTCGACGCGTTGCTGCAATCGGCCCGCAACCCCGACTGGGCCGCGCAACGCGATGCCGCCCTTGCGCAGCAGGGCTACTGGGAGAGCGAGCTCTGGCTGCGGCGTGACAGCGGCCCCGGGGTGCCGCTGTGGACCTCGTGGGTGTTGCTGCGCGACGACGGCGGCCGCGTCCTCAACACGGTGCTGTTCGCCAAGGATCTGTCGGAAAAGCTCGAGGCGCAGCGCCGCATCGAGCAGCTCGCCTACACCGACCCGTTGACCGGGCTGCCGAACCGGCTGATGCTGGACGAGCGCGTCGGGCACGCGATCCGGCTCGCCCAGCGCAGCGGCGACGGCTTTGCGCTGCTCTTTCTGGACCTGGACCGCTTCAAGAGTATCAACGATTCGCTGGGCCACCTGTTCGGCGACCAGGTGCTCGTCGAAGTGGCGGCGCGGCTGCAGCGCTGCCTGCGCCAGACCGACACGCTCGCGCGCCTGGGCGGCGACGAGTTCGTCATCCACCTGCACGCCGCCGACCAGGGCGCCGCGGAAAAGGCTGCCCAACGCATGATCGCTGCCGTGACCCAGCCGGTGACGATCGACGAGATGCAGTTCACGCTGTCTTGCAGCATCGGCATCGCGATGTACCCGCAGGATGGCACGTCGCTCGACGCGCTGATTCGCTGCGCCGACACGGCGATGTACCAGGTCAAGGAACGCGGCAAGGGGCATTACCGCTTCTATCAGCCGCAGATGAGCACGGAGCTGCTTGCGCGCGTGCAGACCGACCACGCGCTGCGCGAAGGGCTGCACCGCGGCGAATTCGAGCTGCACTACCAGCCGCGGGTCACGGTGCGCACCGGCCAGATAGACGGCTGTGAGGCGCTGATCCGCTGGCACCGGCCCGGCACCGGACTGGTGATGCCCGGCGCCTTCATCCCGATCGCCGAGGAGACGGGGCTGATCGCCGCGCTGGGGGCGTGGGTGCTGGACACCGCGGTGGCGCAGGCCGCCCGTTGGGCCGCCGAGGGCCGACCGCTGCAAGTGGCGGTCAACGTCTCGGCGCTGCAGTTCCAGCAACCGCACTTCGTGCAGGATGTGGCACAGGCGCTGCAGCGGCACGGGCTGCCACCGCGGCTGCTGGAGCTGGAGCTGACCGAGTCGATCCTGATCCGCGACGCCGAGGAGGCGCTGGCCAAGCTGCGCTCACTCGCGGCGCTGGGCGTGACGCTGTCGCTGGACGACTTCGGCACGGGGTTTTCGAGCCTGGCGTACCTGAAGCGCTTCCCGCTGCACCGGCTCAAGATCGACCGCACCTTCATTGCCGCGATGCCCGAAGACGAGGCCGACGCCGCAATCGTCGCCGCGATCGTGCAGATGGGTCACGCGCTGGCGATGGAGGTGGTCGCCGAGGGGGTGGAACGCGCCGAGCAGCTGCACCGGCTGCGCTCGCTCGGCTGCGACCACTGCCAGGGGTTCTGGTTCGCCCGGCCGATGCCGGCGGCGGCGTTGCGCGCGCACCTCGACGGGGTTCCCGGCGCCGGCACCGCCGGCTAG
- a CDS encoding TlpA disulfide reductase family protein: MMQRRAWTVGVAAAAAAAGAGVAWWRLTPREAAADAETTLWAMTWERPEGGTLAAADFRGRPLLVNFWATWCPPCVEELPLLDRFYRERQGSGWVVLALAIDQPSAVRQFLQRQPLSFPVGLAGFGGTELARAMGNATGALPFSVVLDRAGRIAQRKLGQVHAQDLRAWADAI, encoded by the coding sequence ATGATGCAACGACGCGCGTGGACGGTCGGCGTCGCGGCGGCGGCCGCCGCTGCGGGGGCCGGGGTGGCGTGGTGGCGCCTTACCCCACGCGAGGCGGCGGCCGATGCCGAGACCACGCTGTGGGCGATGACCTGGGAGCGGCCCGAGGGCGGGACGCTGGCGGCGGCGGATTTCCGCGGCCGGCCGCTGCTCGTCAACTTCTGGGCCACGTGGTGCCCGCCCTGCGTGGAGGAGCTGCCGCTGCTGGACCGTTTCTATCGCGAGCGGCAGGGCAGCGGCTGGGTGGTGCTGGCGCTCGCCATCGACCAGCCCAGCGCGGTGCGGCAGTTCCTGCAGCGCCAGCCACTGTCGTTTCCGGTGGGGCTGGCTGGCTTTGGTGGCACCGAACTCGCGCGCGCGATGGGCAACGCCACCGGCGCGCTGCCGTTCAGCGTGGTACTGGACCGCGCGGGGCGCATCGCCCAGCGCAAGCTGGGGCAGGTGCACGCGCAGGACCTGCGCGCCTGGGCCGACGCGATCTGA
- a CDS encoding YqiA/YcfP family alpha/beta fold hydrolase — protein MTTVAALPPDPATVTHLLYLHGFRSSPRSFKAQMMAARVARDHPRVTWCCPQLPPSPAAAWALIEQTVADWPRAAMAVVGSSLGGFYATRLAALTGCRAVLLNPAVDPARDLAAHIGEQTAWHDPEERFFFRPEYVLELRELVVSPLPDPARVLLVAATGDEVLDWREMVARYPGSPHHIVPGSDHALSDFADHLDAVIDHLRLAR, from the coding sequence ATGACGACCGTCGCCGCCCTGCCCCCCGACCCCGCGACCGTGACGCACCTGCTGTACCTGCATGGGTTCCGCTCGTCGCCGCGCTCGTTCAAAGCGCAGATGATGGCCGCGCGGGTGGCGCGCGACCACCCGCGCGTGACCTGGTGCTGCCCACAACTGCCGCCGTCGCCCGCCGCGGCGTGGGCGCTGATCGAGCAGACGGTGGCCGACTGGCCGCGCGCGGCGATGGCGGTGGTGGGCTCGTCGCTCGGCGGGTTTTATGCCACGCGGCTGGCAGCGCTGACCGGCTGCCGCGCGGTGCTGCTCAACCCCGCGGTGGACCCGGCGCGCGACCTCGCCGCCCACATCGGCGAGCAAACCGCTTGGCACGACCCGGAGGAACGGTTCTTTTTCCGCCCGGAATACGTACTGGAGCTGCGCGAACTGGTGGTCAGCCCACTGCCCGACCCGGCGCGCGTGCTGCTGGTCGCGGCCACCGGCGACGAGGTGCTCGACTGGCGCGAGATGGTGGCGCGCTACCCCGGCAGCCCTCATCACATCGTGCCCGGCAGCGACCACGCGCTGTCGGACTTCGCGGATCACCTGGACGCGGTCATCGACCACCTGCGGCTCGCGCGCTGA
- a CDS encoding 3-deoxy-7-phosphoheptulonate synthase, producing MSPSPNKASSTDVWYPHPADRTSQTDDQRIEDITVLPPPEHLIRFFPIRGTAIEKLIMHTRRAIHHILHGKDDRLLVIIGPCSIHDPAAAMEYARLLKEQRDRHADTLEVVMRVYFEKPRTTVGWKGLINDPYLDESFRIDEGLRIARQLLIEINRLGLPAASEFLDVISPQYIADLISWGAIGARTTESQVHRELASGLSAPIGFKNGTDGNIRIATDAILAASRPHHFLSVHKNGQVAIVQTKGNPDCHVILRGGKLPNYDAESVRIACQQLADAKLPARVMVDCSHGNSQKQHERQIDVARDVAQQIAGGSQQVFGVMVESHLRAGAQKFTPGKDDPAKLTYGQSITDACIDWTQSVQVLELLSDAVRARRAHRK from the coding sequence ATGAGCCCCAGCCCCAACAAGGCCAGCAGCACCGACGTCTGGTATCCGCACCCGGCCGACCGCACCAGCCAGACCGACGACCAACGCATCGAGGACATCACCGTGCTGCCGCCGCCCGAGCACCTGATCCGCTTCTTCCCGATTCGCGGCACCGCCATCGAAAAGCTCATCATGCACACACGGCGGGCCATTCACCACATCTTGCACGGCAAAGACGATCGCTTGCTGGTCATCATCGGGCCGTGCTCGATCCACGACCCGGCCGCGGCGATGGAGTACGCGCGGCTGCTCAAGGAGCAGCGCGACCGCCACGCCGACACGCTGGAGGTGGTGATGCGGGTGTACTTCGAAAAACCGCGCACGACGGTGGGCTGGAAGGGCCTGATCAACGACCCGTACCTGGACGAGAGCTTCCGCATCGACGAGGGGCTGCGCATCGCGCGCCAGCTGCTCATCGAGATCAATCGGCTGGGCCTGCCCGCGGCGAGCGAGTTTCTCGACGTCATCAGCCCGCAGTACATCGCGGACCTCATCTCGTGGGGCGCAATCGGCGCGCGCACGACCGAAAGCCAGGTGCACCGCGAGCTCGCGTCGGGCCTGAGTGCGCCGATCGGCTTCAAAAACGGGACGGACGGCAATATCCGCATCGCCACCGACGCCATCCTCGCGGCGAGCCGCCCGCACCACTTCCTCTCCGTGCACAAGAACGGCCAGGTGGCGATCGTGCAGACCAAGGGCAACCCGGACTGCCACGTGATTCTGCGCGGCGGCAAGCTGCCTAACTATGACGCCGAGAGTGTGCGCATCGCCTGCCAGCAGCTGGCGGATGCCAAGCTGCCCGCGCGCGTGATGGTCGATTGCAGCCACGGCAACAGCCAGAAGCAGCACGAGCGCCAGATCGACGTCGCGCGCGACGTCGCACAGCAAATCGCCGGCGGCTCGCAGCAGGTGTTCGGCGTGATGGTCGAGAGCCACCTGCGCGCCGGAGCCCAGAAGTTCACCCCGGGCAAGGACGACCCCGCCAAGCTCACGTATGGGCAGAGCATCACGGACGCCTGCATCGACTGGACGCAGTCGGTGCAGGTGCTGGAGCTGCTCAGCGACGCGGTGCGGGCGCGGCGCGCGCACCGCAAGTAA